From the Anguilla anguilla isolate fAngAng1 chromosome 6, fAngAng1.pri, whole genome shotgun sequence genome, one window contains:
- the eif4g1a gene encoding eukaryotic translation initiation factor 4 gamma 1a isoform X1: MNKAPQPIAAPPSPRLPPATFPLGQPPSVVFGTPPPQMNTVPPPRQSYYQPRPGLPGSTPRQLGSTPRPVAPTHLYQAGTPMMLISQQQLPFANPQSPAYFIPPGQCRPTYVTPPQQYPMASGIPGFYPGTSPAKYAGTYYPAQPQYPPTVAAASVILSSAQPQPTPQLQVQSMRGRPQIRIRDPNQGGRDITEEIMSGGRTTPTPTPPPCGVGSPEGDGPIQANGVREPTNQLNQPADADTPESGEGSAAPAPETLPLPPTRIPKPVPTAPPADETGADGDNPVSAQAEELLPPGETPKRSPPPSPTPPPSHSASDSEDAPLPAPAPAPAASPAGERPVTTATGEQFPVPETEEEEEEEEEQEESLTEKQQGEPARAVVDADPGPAPSPAPDSSRSPAAPADAPSGLSNGTAVAPPPSGPHGPPEAPSSRRQELRLPNGLGPVPSSPVVTETTPADARTGPHPPPGEEEAPDRTAPVQASESAPTGRRKEAQEEPNREEQMGGVLEAFKEEQAVEGPSELEQAQADVPHDQPAMPTSKHLPSSPTSEPSPATPTSDPSPATPTNDPRPATPTSDPSPATPTLEPRPTTPAGEPDEEEKQDPGSLKPEALKLGDLKYQYKREQWKPIDQEEKKRYDREFLLGFQFAGVSMHKPEGLPHISDVVLDKAHRTPLRPVDPSRMTGMSCGPDFTPSFANLGRQPTGSRAPPPGMGGGRRSQQGQRKEPPRKIIASVSLSEDVQLNRADKAWKPSARKGAGPGPGAGPGAGPGPGGRGQEDPDAARTQELFRQVRSVLNKLTPQMFQPLMKQVSELAIDTTERLKGVIDLVFEKAISEPNFSVAYANMCRCLTGLKVPTAEKQTVTVNFRKLLLNRCQMEFEKDKDNDQIFEQKQKEMEAAATEEERQRLKEELEEAREMARRRSLGNIKFIGELFKLKMLTEAIMHDCVVKLLKSHDEESLECLCRLLTTIGKDLDFQKAKPRMDQYFTQMEKIIKERKTSSRIRFMLQDVLDLRQNSWVPRRSDQGPKTIQQIHKEAELEEQREQVKVQQQLLSKKDMRGGGAGPGGGVRGGPHAGPGGRGPHPQDEGWNTVPVSAKSRPIDTSRLSKITKPGTLDFNNQLLAPGGKGTWGSWGKGSSGGSGFKPSGEAAPESGRPATSTLNRFSALQQPSSSLSRSAESDPRTPRRNSSSRDRGDRGDRFERPERLVRGGDRPDRQRLPVTKRSYGREGEPGGPREALRRVSSMTDDRGSRDRGSRDRGTQDRGSRDRGTQDRGSRDGGTQDRGSRDRGTQDRGSRDGGTQDRGSRDRGTQDRGSRDQGTQDRGSTREMAQHETAPMAPPTLAPPKPAMSEEDVERKSKAIIEEYLHINEMKEALQCVREMDAPQQLSVFVRTGVESTLERSAIARQHMGLLLHQLLKAGTLPPPQYYKGLQEILEVAEDMAIDIPHIWLYLAEIITPVLHEGGIHMSQLFREVSKPLLPLGKAAVLLVEILLLLCKGMSHKKAGLLWREAGLSWRDFLPEDEDVNKFVTDMKVEFTLGDDLETASRKGLPPAQLQQQLDELILQKADNQRVFDWVEANLDEQQASSSQLVRALMTSVCQSAIIGENPYKVDAEQVTQRAKLLQKYLTDEQKELQALYALQALMVKMEQPANLLRMFFDTLYDEDVIKEEAFYRWESSKDPAEQQGKGVALKSVIAFFTWLREAEEESDNS; encoded by the exons ATGAACAAAGCCCCTCAGCCAATagctgcacccccctcccccagactcCCTCCG GCCACATTTCCTCTGGGTCAGCCCCCCAGCGTTGTCTTTggaaccccaccaccccagatgAACACAGTGCCCCCACCCCGCCAG tcGTACTACCAGCCCCGCCCTGGTTTGCCTGGCTCCACCCCCCGCCAGCTCGGCAGCACACCCCGCCCTGTGGCACCCACGCACCTCTACCAGGCCGGCACTCCGATGATGCTGATctcccagcagcagctgccATTCGCCAATCCGCAGAGCCCCGCCTACTTCATTCCACCTGGACAG TGCCGGCCCACATACGTGACCCCGCCTCAGCAGTACCCCATGGCCAGTGGAATCCCTGGATTCTACCCCGGGACCAGCCCTGCAAAATATG caggAACGTATTacccagcacagccacagtACCCTCCCACTGTTGCCGCTGCGTCCGTCATCTTAAGCTCCGCCCAGCCACAGCCCACGCCACAGCTGCAAGTCCAGTCTATGAGGGGGCGACCGCAG ATTAGAATACGCGACCCCAATCAGGGTGGCCGCGACATCACAGAGGAGATCATGTCAGGCGGCAGGACCACCCCAACGCCGACCCCCCCGCCG TGCGGTGTGGGCAGTCCTGAGGGAGACGGGCCAATCCAGGCCAACGGGGTGCGTGAGCCGACCAACCAGCTGAACCAACCAGCTGATGCAGAcacaccag AGTCTGGAGAAGGTTCCGCGGCCCCAGCCCCTGAGACcttgcccctgccccccaccagAATCCCCAAGCCCGtccccacagcgccccctgcagacGAGACTGGCGCCGATGGGGATAATCCGGTCTCCGCCCAGGCGGAGGAGCTCCTTCCACCCGGAGAGACCCCGAAACGCTCGCCCCCTCCatcccctacaccccccccatcccactcGGCCAGCGACAGCGAGGAcgcccccctgcccgcccccgcccccgcccccgccgcctcGCCGGCGGGCGAACGCCCAGTAACCACGGCAACAGGAGAGCAGTTCCCTGTGcctgagacagaggaggaggaggaggaggaggaagagcaggaggagagcctGACAGAAAAGCAGCAGGGGGAACCGGCTCGGGCGGTTGTCGATGCCgacccaggccccgcccccagcccggCTCCCGACTCCTCCAGGAGCCCTGCAGCGCCCGCGGACGCGCCTTCCGGACTGAGCAACGGGACCGCCGTGGCCCCCCCGCCCTCCGGGCCCCACGGCCCCCCCGAGGCCCCCTCCTCTCGGCGGCAGGAGCTCCGCCTCCCGAACGGCCTGGGCCCCGTGCCGAGCAGCCCCGTCGTCACGGAAACAACCCCCGCAGACGCACGGACGGGTCCGCACCCTCCCCCAGGGGAAGAGGAGGCCCCTGACAGGACCGCCCCTGTGCAAG cctcagAGTCCGCGCCCACAGGAAGGAGGAAAGAGGCGCAGGAGGAGCCGAACAGGGAGGAGCAGATGGGAGGCGTCCTGGAGGCCTTTAAAGAG gagCAGGCAGTGGAGGGTCCTTCTGAGTTGGAGCAGGCCCAAGCAGACGTGCCTCATGACCAGCCTGCCATGCCGACCAGCAAGCACCTCCCTTCCTCGCCCACCAGCGAGCCCAGCCCTGCCACGCCCACCAGCGATCCCAGCCCTGCCACGCCCACCAACGATCCCCGCCCTGCCACGCCCACCAGCGATCCCAGCCCTGCCACGCCCACCTTAGAGCCCCGCCCTACCACGCCCGCTGGGGAGCCAGACGAGGAGGAAAAGCAGGACCCCGGCAGCCTAAAACCCGAGGCCCTCAAGCTTGGAGACCTGAAATATCAGTACAAAAGAG AACAGTGGAAGCCCATCGAccaggaggagaagaagaggtaCGACCGTGAGTTCCTGCTGGGCTTCCAGTTCGCCGGCGTCAGCATGCACAAGCCTGAGGGGCTGCCGCACATCAGCGACGTGGTCCTGGACAAG gcacacAGGACCCCCCTGCGCCCCGTGGACCCCAGCCGTATGACGGGCATGAGCTGCGGTCCAGACTTTACCCCCTCCTTCGCCAACCTGGGCAGGCAGCCCACGGGCAGCCGAGCCCCG ccccccggGATGGGCGGAGGCCGCCGGTCGCAGCAGGGCCAGCGGAAGGAGCCGCCGCGGAAGATCATCGCCAGCGTGTCGCTCAGCGAAGACGTGCAGCTCAACCGGGCAGACAAGGCCTGGAAGCCGTCCGCccggaagggggcggggcctgggccgggggcggggccgggggcggggccggggccaggcgggcggggccaggaggaCCCCGACGCGGCCCGCACGCAGGAGCTCTTCCGCCAGGTGCGCAGCGTCCTGAACAAGCTGACGCCCCAGATGTTCCAGCCGCTGATGAAGCAGGTGAGCGAGCTGGCCATCGACACCACGGAGCGGCTCAAGGGCGTCATCGACCTGGTCTTCGAGAAGGCCATCTCCGAGCCCAACTTCTCCGTCGCCTACGCCAACATGTGCCGCTGCCTCACGGGG cTGAAAGTCCCGACCGCGGAGAAGCAGACGGTCACTGTGAATTTCCGCAAGCTGCTTCTGAACCGCTGCCAGATGGAGTTTGAGAAGGACAAGGACAACGACCAGATCTTTGAGCAGAAGCAGAAGGAGATGGAGGCCGCTGCCACG gaggaggagaggcagcggttgaaggaggagctggaggaggccaggGAAATGGCCCGGAGACGGTCGCTGGGCAACATCAAGTTCATCGGGGAGCTGTTCAAGCTGAAGATGCTGACGGAGGCCATCATGCACGACTGCGTGGTGAAGCTGCTCAAGAGCCACGACGAGGAGTCCCTGGAGTGCCTGTGCCGCCTGCTCACCACCATCGGCAAGGACCTGGACTTCCAGAAGGCCAAG CCCCGCATGGATCAGTACTTCACCCAGATGGAGAAAATAATCAAGGAGAGGAAGACCTCGTCCCGAATCCGATTTATGCTGCAGGACGTGCTGGACCTCCGACAg AACAGCTGGGTTCCCAGGAGGAGCGACCAGGGCCCCAAGACCATCCAGCAGATCCacaaggaggcggagctggaaGAGCAGCGGGAGCAGGTCAAAgttcagcagcagctcctgTCCAAGAAGGACATGCGcggaggcggggccgggcctgggggcggggtcagaggcGGGCCACACGCCGGGCCAGGGGGGCGTGGCCCCCATCCCCAGGACGAGGGGTGGAACACCGTCCCCGTCTCCGCCAAAAGCCGGCCGATCGACACCAGCAGGCTCAGCAAGATCACCAag ccagGAACACTGGACTTCAACAACCAGCTTCTTGCCCCTGGGGGTAAAGGAACGTGGGGCAGTTGGGGCAAAGGCAGCAGTGGAGGatcaggattcaaacccagcgGGGAGGCtg CTCCGGAGTCGGGACGTCCCGCCACCAGCACCCTGAACCGCTTCTCTGCCCTGCAGcagccctcctcctctctgtcccgcTCTGCCGAAAGCGACCCTAGGACCCCCCGGAG GAACAGCTCCAGCCGAGACCGCGGGGACCGCGGCGACCGGTTCGAGCGGCCCGAGCGGCTGGTCCGCGGCGGCGACAGACCGGACCGCCAGCGGCTGCCCGTCACCAAGAGGAGCTACGGCAGGGAGGGGGAGCCGGGCGGGCCCCGAGAGGCCCTGCGCAGGGTGTCCAGCATGACCGACGACCGGGGCAGCCGGGACCGGGGCAGTCGAGATCGGGGGACCCAGGACCGGGGCAGTCGGGACCGGGGGACCCAGGACCGGGGCAGTCGAGATGGGGGGACCCAGGACCGGGGCAGTCGAGATCGGGGGACCCAGGACCGGGGCAGTCGAGATGGGGGGACCCAGGACCGGGGTAGTCGAGATCGGGGGACCCAGGACCGGGGCAGTCGAGATCAGGGGACCCAGGACCGGGGCAGCACCCGAGagatgg ctCAGCATGAGACGGCCCCGATGGCTCCGCCCACTTTGGCTCCGCCCAAGCCTGCGATGAGCGAGGAGGACGTGGAGAGGAAGTCCAAGGCCATCATTGAGGAGTACCTGCATATCAACGAAATGAAg gaggcgctgcagTGCGTGCGGGAGATGGACGCGCCTCAGCAGCTCTCCGTGTTCGTGAGGACCGGCGTGGAGTCCACGCTGGAGCGCAGCGCCATCGCCCGGCAGCACATGGGGCTGCTGCTGCACCAGCTGCTGAAGGCCgggaccctgccccccccgcagTACTACAAGGG CCTACAGGAGATCCTGGAGGTGGCCGAGGACATGGCTATCGACATCCCCCACATCTGGCTCTACCTGGCTGAGATCATCACCCCCGTGCTCCACGAGGGAGGCATCCACATGAGCCAGCTCTTCAG GGAGGTCTCCAAGCCGCTTCTCCCCCTGGGAAAGGCCGCTGTCCTGCTGGTGGAGATTCTGCTCCTGTTGTGTAAAGGAATG AGCCATAAGAAGGCGGGGCTGCTttggagggaggcggggctcagCTGGAGAGACTTCCTGCCGGAGGACGAGGACGTCAACAAATTTGTCACCGACATG aaggTGGAGTTCACCCTGGGAGACGATTTGGAGACGGCGAGCAGGAAGGGGCTGCCgcctgcgcagctgcagcagcagctggacgAGCTGATCCTGCAGAAGGCCGACAACCAGAGGGTCTTCGAttgggtggag GCAAACCTCGACGAGCAGCAGGCCTCGTCCAGCCAGCTGGTGCGCGCACTGATGACTTCAGTCTGTCAGTCGGCCATCATCG gtgagAACCCGTACAAGGTGGACGCTGAGCAGGTGACCCAGAGGGCCAAGCTGCTGCAGAAGTACCTGACGGACGagcagaaggagctgcaggCTCTCTATGCGCTCCAGGCCCTCATGGTCAAAATGGAGCAGCCGGCca ATCTCCTGCGGATGTTCTTCGACACGCTCTACGACGAGGATGTGATCAAGGAGGAGGCCTTCTACAGGTGGGAGTCCAGCAAGGACCCCGCCGAGCAGCAGGGCAAGGGCGTGGCCCTTAAGTCCGTCATTGCCTTCTTCACCTGGCTCCGGGAGGCCGAGGAAGAGTCCGATAACAGTTAG
- the eif4g1a gene encoding eukaryotic translation initiation factor 4 gamma 1a isoform X2 — protein MSGGRTTPTPTPPPCGVGSPEGDGPIQANGVREPTNQLNQPADADTPESGEGSAAPAPETLPLPPTRIPKPVPTAPPADETGADGDNPVSAQAEELLPPGETPKRSPPPSPTPPPSHSASDSEDAPLPAPAPAPAASPAGERPVTTATGEQFPVPETEEEEEEEEEQEESLTEKQQGEPARAVVDADPGPAPSPAPDSSRSPAAPADAPSGLSNGTAVAPPPSGPHGPPEAPSSRRQELRLPNGLGPVPSSPVVTETTPADARTGPHPPPGEEEAPDRTAPVQASESAPTGRRKEAQEEPNREEQMGGVLEAFKEEQAVEGPSELEQAQADVPHDQPAMPTSKHLPSSPTSEPSPATPTSDPSPATPTNDPRPATPTSDPSPATPTLEPRPTTPAGEPDEEEKQDPGSLKPEALKLGDLKYQYKREQWKPIDQEEKKRYDREFLLGFQFAGVSMHKPEGLPHISDVVLDKAHRTPLRPVDPSRMTGMSCGPDFTPSFANLGRQPTGSRAPPPGMGGGRRSQQGQRKEPPRKIIASVSLSEDVQLNRADKAWKPSARKGAGPGPGAGPGAGPGPGGRGQEDPDAARTQELFRQVRSVLNKLTPQMFQPLMKQVSELAIDTTERLKGVIDLVFEKAISEPNFSVAYANMCRCLTGLKVPTAEKQTVTVNFRKLLLNRCQMEFEKDKDNDQIFEQKQKEMEAAATEEERQRLKEELEEAREMARRRSLGNIKFIGELFKLKMLTEAIMHDCVVKLLKSHDEESLECLCRLLTTIGKDLDFQKAKPRMDQYFTQMEKIIKERKTSSRIRFMLQDVLDLRQNSWVPRRSDQGPKTIQQIHKEAELEEQREQVKVQQQLLSKKDMRGGGAGPGGGVRGGPHAGPGGRGPHPQDEGWNTVPVSAKSRPIDTSRLSKITKPGTLDFNNQLLAPGGKGTWGSWGKGSSGGSGFKPSGEAAPESGRPATSTLNRFSALQQPSSSLSRSAESDPRTPRRNSSSRDRGDRGDRFERPERLVRGGDRPDRQRLPVTKRSYGREGEPGGPREALRRVSSMTDDRGSRDRGSRDRGTQDRGSRDRGTQDRGSRDGGTQDRGSRDRGTQDRGSRDGGTQDRGSRDRGTQDRGSRDQGTQDRGSTREMAQHETAPMAPPTLAPPKPAMSEEDVERKSKAIIEEYLHINEMKEALQCVREMDAPQQLSVFVRTGVESTLERSAIARQHMGLLLHQLLKAGTLPPPQYYKGLQEILEVAEDMAIDIPHIWLYLAEIITPVLHEGGIHMSQLFREVSKPLLPLGKAAVLLVEILLLLCKGMSHKKAGLLWREAGLSWRDFLPEDEDVNKFVTDMKVEFTLGDDLETASRKGLPPAQLQQQLDELILQKADNQRVFDWVEANLDEQQASSSQLVRALMTSVCQSAIIGENPYKVDAEQVTQRAKLLQKYLTDEQKELQALYALQALMVKMEQPANLLRMFFDTLYDEDVIKEEAFYRWESSKDPAEQQGKGVALKSVIAFFTWLREAEEESDNS, from the exons ATGTCAGGCGGCAGGACCACCCCAACGCCGACCCCCCCGCCG TGCGGTGTGGGCAGTCCTGAGGGAGACGGGCCAATCCAGGCCAACGGGGTGCGTGAGCCGACCAACCAGCTGAACCAACCAGCTGATGCAGAcacaccag AGTCTGGAGAAGGTTCCGCGGCCCCAGCCCCTGAGACcttgcccctgccccccaccagAATCCCCAAGCCCGtccccacagcgccccctgcagacGAGACTGGCGCCGATGGGGATAATCCGGTCTCCGCCCAGGCGGAGGAGCTCCTTCCACCCGGAGAGACCCCGAAACGCTCGCCCCCTCCatcccctacaccccccccatcccactcGGCCAGCGACAGCGAGGAcgcccccctgcccgcccccgcccccgcccccgccgcctcGCCGGCGGGCGAACGCCCAGTAACCACGGCAACAGGAGAGCAGTTCCCTGTGcctgagacagaggaggaggaggaggaggaggaagagcaggaggagagcctGACAGAAAAGCAGCAGGGGGAACCGGCTCGGGCGGTTGTCGATGCCgacccaggccccgcccccagcccggCTCCCGACTCCTCCAGGAGCCCTGCAGCGCCCGCGGACGCGCCTTCCGGACTGAGCAACGGGACCGCCGTGGCCCCCCCGCCCTCCGGGCCCCACGGCCCCCCCGAGGCCCCCTCCTCTCGGCGGCAGGAGCTCCGCCTCCCGAACGGCCTGGGCCCCGTGCCGAGCAGCCCCGTCGTCACGGAAACAACCCCCGCAGACGCACGGACGGGTCCGCACCCTCCCCCAGGGGAAGAGGAGGCCCCTGACAGGACCGCCCCTGTGCAAG cctcagAGTCCGCGCCCACAGGAAGGAGGAAAGAGGCGCAGGAGGAGCCGAACAGGGAGGAGCAGATGGGAGGCGTCCTGGAGGCCTTTAAAGAG gagCAGGCAGTGGAGGGTCCTTCTGAGTTGGAGCAGGCCCAAGCAGACGTGCCTCATGACCAGCCTGCCATGCCGACCAGCAAGCACCTCCCTTCCTCGCCCACCAGCGAGCCCAGCCCTGCCACGCCCACCAGCGATCCCAGCCCTGCCACGCCCACCAACGATCCCCGCCCTGCCACGCCCACCAGCGATCCCAGCCCTGCCACGCCCACCTTAGAGCCCCGCCCTACCACGCCCGCTGGGGAGCCAGACGAGGAGGAAAAGCAGGACCCCGGCAGCCTAAAACCCGAGGCCCTCAAGCTTGGAGACCTGAAATATCAGTACAAAAGAG AACAGTGGAAGCCCATCGAccaggaggagaagaagaggtaCGACCGTGAGTTCCTGCTGGGCTTCCAGTTCGCCGGCGTCAGCATGCACAAGCCTGAGGGGCTGCCGCACATCAGCGACGTGGTCCTGGACAAG gcacacAGGACCCCCCTGCGCCCCGTGGACCCCAGCCGTATGACGGGCATGAGCTGCGGTCCAGACTTTACCCCCTCCTTCGCCAACCTGGGCAGGCAGCCCACGGGCAGCCGAGCCCCG ccccccggGATGGGCGGAGGCCGCCGGTCGCAGCAGGGCCAGCGGAAGGAGCCGCCGCGGAAGATCATCGCCAGCGTGTCGCTCAGCGAAGACGTGCAGCTCAACCGGGCAGACAAGGCCTGGAAGCCGTCCGCccggaagggggcggggcctgggccgggggcggggccgggggcggggccggggccaggcgggcggggccaggaggaCCCCGACGCGGCCCGCACGCAGGAGCTCTTCCGCCAGGTGCGCAGCGTCCTGAACAAGCTGACGCCCCAGATGTTCCAGCCGCTGATGAAGCAGGTGAGCGAGCTGGCCATCGACACCACGGAGCGGCTCAAGGGCGTCATCGACCTGGTCTTCGAGAAGGCCATCTCCGAGCCCAACTTCTCCGTCGCCTACGCCAACATGTGCCGCTGCCTCACGGGG cTGAAAGTCCCGACCGCGGAGAAGCAGACGGTCACTGTGAATTTCCGCAAGCTGCTTCTGAACCGCTGCCAGATGGAGTTTGAGAAGGACAAGGACAACGACCAGATCTTTGAGCAGAAGCAGAAGGAGATGGAGGCCGCTGCCACG gaggaggagaggcagcggttgaaggaggagctggaggaggccaggGAAATGGCCCGGAGACGGTCGCTGGGCAACATCAAGTTCATCGGGGAGCTGTTCAAGCTGAAGATGCTGACGGAGGCCATCATGCACGACTGCGTGGTGAAGCTGCTCAAGAGCCACGACGAGGAGTCCCTGGAGTGCCTGTGCCGCCTGCTCACCACCATCGGCAAGGACCTGGACTTCCAGAAGGCCAAG CCCCGCATGGATCAGTACTTCACCCAGATGGAGAAAATAATCAAGGAGAGGAAGACCTCGTCCCGAATCCGATTTATGCTGCAGGACGTGCTGGACCTCCGACAg AACAGCTGGGTTCCCAGGAGGAGCGACCAGGGCCCCAAGACCATCCAGCAGATCCacaaggaggcggagctggaaGAGCAGCGGGAGCAGGTCAAAgttcagcagcagctcctgTCCAAGAAGGACATGCGcggaggcggggccgggcctgggggcggggtcagaggcGGGCCACACGCCGGGCCAGGGGGGCGTGGCCCCCATCCCCAGGACGAGGGGTGGAACACCGTCCCCGTCTCCGCCAAAAGCCGGCCGATCGACACCAGCAGGCTCAGCAAGATCACCAag ccagGAACACTGGACTTCAACAACCAGCTTCTTGCCCCTGGGGGTAAAGGAACGTGGGGCAGTTGGGGCAAAGGCAGCAGTGGAGGatcaggattcaaacccagcgGGGAGGCtg CTCCGGAGTCGGGACGTCCCGCCACCAGCACCCTGAACCGCTTCTCTGCCCTGCAGcagccctcctcctctctgtcccgcTCTGCCGAAAGCGACCCTAGGACCCCCCGGAG GAACAGCTCCAGCCGAGACCGCGGGGACCGCGGCGACCGGTTCGAGCGGCCCGAGCGGCTGGTCCGCGGCGGCGACAGACCGGACCGCCAGCGGCTGCCCGTCACCAAGAGGAGCTACGGCAGGGAGGGGGAGCCGGGCGGGCCCCGAGAGGCCCTGCGCAGGGTGTCCAGCATGACCGACGACCGGGGCAGCCGGGACCGGGGCAGTCGAGATCGGGGGACCCAGGACCGGGGCAGTCGGGACCGGGGGACCCAGGACCGGGGCAGTCGAGATGGGGGGACCCAGGACCGGGGCAGTCGAGATCGGGGGACCCAGGACCGGGGCAGTCGAGATGGGGGGACCCAGGACCGGGGTAGTCGAGATCGGGGGACCCAGGACCGGGGCAGTCGAGATCAGGGGACCCAGGACCGGGGCAGCACCCGAGagatgg ctCAGCATGAGACGGCCCCGATGGCTCCGCCCACTTTGGCTCCGCCCAAGCCTGCGATGAGCGAGGAGGACGTGGAGAGGAAGTCCAAGGCCATCATTGAGGAGTACCTGCATATCAACGAAATGAAg gaggcgctgcagTGCGTGCGGGAGATGGACGCGCCTCAGCAGCTCTCCGTGTTCGTGAGGACCGGCGTGGAGTCCACGCTGGAGCGCAGCGCCATCGCCCGGCAGCACATGGGGCTGCTGCTGCACCAGCTGCTGAAGGCCgggaccctgccccccccgcagTACTACAAGGG CCTACAGGAGATCCTGGAGGTGGCCGAGGACATGGCTATCGACATCCCCCACATCTGGCTCTACCTGGCTGAGATCATCACCCCCGTGCTCCACGAGGGAGGCATCCACATGAGCCAGCTCTTCAG GGAGGTCTCCAAGCCGCTTCTCCCCCTGGGAAAGGCCGCTGTCCTGCTGGTGGAGATTCTGCTCCTGTTGTGTAAAGGAATG AGCCATAAGAAGGCGGGGCTGCTttggagggaggcggggctcagCTGGAGAGACTTCCTGCCGGAGGACGAGGACGTCAACAAATTTGTCACCGACATG aaggTGGAGTTCACCCTGGGAGACGATTTGGAGACGGCGAGCAGGAAGGGGCTGCCgcctgcgcagctgcagcagcagctggacgAGCTGATCCTGCAGAAGGCCGACAACCAGAGGGTCTTCGAttgggtggag GCAAACCTCGACGAGCAGCAGGCCTCGTCCAGCCAGCTGGTGCGCGCACTGATGACTTCAGTCTGTCAGTCGGCCATCATCG gtgagAACCCGTACAAGGTGGACGCTGAGCAGGTGACCCAGAGGGCCAAGCTGCTGCAGAAGTACCTGACGGACGagcagaaggagctgcaggCTCTCTATGCGCTCCAGGCCCTCATGGTCAAAATGGAGCAGCCGGCca ATCTCCTGCGGATGTTCTTCGACACGCTCTACGACGAGGATGTGATCAAGGAGGAGGCCTTCTACAGGTGGGAGTCCAGCAAGGACCCCGCCGAGCAGCAGGGCAAGGGCGTGGCCCTTAAGTCCGTCATTGCCTTCTTCACCTGGCTCCGGGAGGCCGAGGAAGAGTCCGATAACAGTTAG